The following are encoded in a window of Candidatus Eisenbacteria bacterium genomic DNA:
- a CDS encoding ABC transporter ATP-binding protein: MIVIEKLEKSFNGQRVLRELDLTIQSRESLVVIGRSGCGKSVLLKHVIGLMRPDSGHVYIDSDDVTAMSETELNVLRKRFGMVFQGAALFDSLTVGENIALPLREHTTLSEDEILDRVRGKLRLVGLEGIEAASPASLSGGMKKRVGLARAIAMDPEFVLYDEPTTGLDPIMADAINSLIRTLQKQLSITSVAVTHDMRSAYRIGDTIAMLHDGKIIYKGTPDEIRKCEDPIVCQFITGNASGPMSQSQETKNSMGNRRS; this comes from the coding sequence ATGATAGTAATTGAGAAATTGGAAAAGAGTTTCAACGGGCAGCGCGTACTGAGAGAGCTCGACCTGACGATCCAGTCTCGAGAATCGCTCGTCGTCATAGGCAGGAGCGGATGCGGCAAGAGTGTTCTTCTCAAGCACGTCATAGGGCTCATGCGGCCGGACAGCGGGCACGTCTACATCGATTCTGATGATGTGACGGCGATGAGCGAAACCGAGCTTAACGTACTCCGAAAACGATTCGGCATGGTCTTTCAGGGTGCGGCCCTCTTTGATTCTCTCACGGTGGGGGAAAACATTGCTCTGCCTCTTCGAGAACACACTACTCTTTCGGAAGACGAGATCCTGGACCGCGTGAGGGGAAAGCTCCGATTGGTGGGGCTGGAGGGCATCGAGGCAGCAAGTCCGGCCAGCCTGAGCGGCGGCATGAAAAAGAGGGTCGGCCTCGCGAGAGCCATAGCCATGGATCCTGAGTTCGTCCTTTACGATGAACCGACTACGGGGTTGGACCCGATAATGGCAGACGCAATAAACAGTTTGATAAGGACCCTGCAGAAGCAGCTTTCTATCACGTCAGTGGCAGTGACGCACGACATGAGAAGTGCCTACAGGATCGGAGACACGATCGCAATGCTGCACGACGGGAAGATAATATACAAGGGCACACCCGACGAGATCCGCAAGTGCGAAGATCCCATAGTGTGCCAATTCATTACGGGGAACGCATCCGGTCCGATGTCTCAGTCACAGGAGACGAAAAATTCCATGGGTAACAGGAGGAGTTGA
- a CDS encoding MlaD family protein, which translates to MDRRGAELKVGIAVIFALVVLVGGIIWIKGFKIASQSYPVRIAFDEVGGLGTGDPVTVQGVTKGSVKNIELGRALVYVDISMDKSIVITNDTQFVIRNIGLMGEKYVAVKLGKSQQKVREGQILRGAYESGIPEVVGELGVALKEFERTVSTVRNAVEEIETEGEVKATFGDLRAFSSEMRGTIEENRDNLRAAIEDMRYASGKLKEFAQVRGPEIDNMVSRLTTTSESIEELVGQLEKLSNSMELVLRKVERGEGSLGKLVNDESLHREMTATLEDTRALIADIKLHPKRYLKVSIF; encoded by the coding sequence ATGGACAGAAGAGGAGCAGAGCTTAAGGTCGGGATAGCCGTGATATTTGCTCTCGTTGTCCTTGTCGGCGGGATCATCTGGATAAAGGGTTTCAAGATTGCCAGCCAGAGCTATCCCGTCAGGATAGCTTTTGACGAGGTGGGTGGCCTCGGTACGGGTGACCCCGTGACAGTGCAGGGTGTGACCAAGGGCTCCGTCAAGAACATAGAACTTGGGAGGGCACTGGTGTACGTGGACATTTCCATGGACAAGAGCATCGTAATAACCAACGACACACAGTTTGTCATCAGGAACATCGGCCTCATGGGCGAGAAGTACGTGGCGGTCAAGCTCGGGAAGTCTCAGCAGAAGGTTCGAGAAGGCCAGATTCTTCGCGGCGCGTATGAGAGTGGAATCCCCGAGGTGGTCGGCGAACTCGGCGTGGCGCTCAAAGAATTCGAACGGACCGTGAGCACGGTACGCAACGCGGTGGAAGAAATCGAGACGGAGGGGGAAGTCAAAGCAACCTTTGGAGATCTGAGAGCCTTCAGTTCTGAGATGAGAGGTACGATCGAGGAGAATCGAGACAATCTTCGCGCCGCCATAGAAGACATGAGATACGCAAGCGGAAAGCTCAAGGAGTTTGCTCAAGTGAGAGGGCCCGAGATTGACAACATGGTTTCGAGACTGACCACGACGTCGGAGAGCATAGAGGAGCTCGTCGGGCAACTCGAGAAGTTGAGCAACTCGATGGAGCTTGTCCTCAGGAAAGTAGAAAGGGGCGAAGGCTCGCTCGGGAAACTTGTGAACGACGAGTCGTTGCACAGAGAGATGACGGCCACGCTGGAGGACACGAGAGCTCTCATAGCCGACATAAAGCTGCATCCGAAGCGCTATTTGAAAGTCAGTATTTTCTAA
- the radA gene encoding DNA repair protein RadA has protein sequence MKVQKKIVFVCQNCGYESGKWFGKCPTCGEWNSSIEEERRKTREKWVEGGIALKQPRRLEDISDSEVERIATGIDEFDRVLGGGLVHGELVLVGGDPGIGKSTLLLQALSKLVENGQAGFYVSGEESEAQTRMRARRLGALAKDLYVSCETDVSVILNQLSELKVAAAVIDSVQTVYDPDLDGSPGSVGQIRECGLKFLNFAKAHSTAIFLVGHVTKEGAVAGPRVLEHMVDAVLYLEGERYQNYRVLRAAKNRFGSTNEIGVFEMDQRGLREVTNPSRVFLSERDSGVSGSVVVSSIEGTRPLLVELQALVSRSGYGFPQRAATGYDARRLSVLLAVLEKRMGLRLGSMDVFINVAGGIRLDEPGSDLGLVVAVASSYKDTPVKAHTAMAGEVGLGGEVRRVSQIEQRVKEAAKLGFERIIVPSGNVSDVSSIKEIEIVGVDDVRGAINRTLEKSKVEKKS, from the coding sequence ATGAAAGTCCAGAAGAAGATAGTCTTTGTTTGCCAGAATTGCGGTTACGAAAGCGGGAAGTGGTTCGGGAAATGCCCCACCTGCGGCGAGTGGAACTCCTCCATCGAGGAGGAGAGAAGAAAGACTAGAGAAAAGTGGGTGGAGGGCGGCATCGCCCTGAAGCAACCCAGGCGTCTCGAAGACATTTCTGACTCGGAAGTCGAGAGAATTGCCACTGGGATCGACGAGTTCGACCGGGTACTGGGCGGTGGCCTTGTGCACGGCGAGCTCGTGCTGGTTGGTGGTGACCCCGGCATCGGAAAATCCACGCTCTTGCTGCAGGCGCTAAGCAAGCTGGTCGAGAACGGACAGGCCGGCTTCTATGTTTCCGGCGAAGAGAGCGAAGCGCAGACGAGGATGAGAGCTCGAAGGCTCGGCGCGCTTGCCAAGGATCTGTACGTAAGTTGCGAGACTGACGTTAGCGTGATCCTGAACCAGCTTTCCGAGCTCAAGGTGGCTGCTGCGGTCATCGATTCCGTCCAAACGGTATACGATCCCGACCTCGACGGCTCTCCTGGGAGCGTGGGCCAGATCAGGGAATGCGGCCTCAAGTTTCTGAATTTCGCAAAGGCCCATTCCACCGCCATTTTTCTCGTAGGACACGTGACGAAGGAAGGCGCCGTGGCGGGCCCGAGAGTGCTCGAGCACATGGTGGACGCGGTGCTCTATCTCGAAGGAGAAAGGTATCAGAACTATCGGGTATTGCGGGCGGCCAAGAACAGATTTGGCTCGACAAACGAGATAGGCGTTTTCGAAATGGACCAACGCGGACTCAGGGAGGTGACAAATCCCTCCCGGGTCTTTCTTTCCGAGAGAGACTCGGGTGTTTCCGGTTCCGTCGTGGTTAGCAGCATAGAGGGAACAAGGCCTTTGCTGGTCGAGCTTCAGGCTCTGGTGTCGCGCTCTGGATATGGTTTTCCTCAAAGAGCGGCCACGGGCTACGATGCCAGGAGGCTTTCGGTACTCCTGGCGGTGCTCGAGAAAAGAATGGGGCTCAGGTTGGGTTCCATGGATGTTTTCATAAACGTGGCCGGCGGGATAAGGCTTGACGAGCCAGGCAGCGATCTCGGACTTGTTGTCGCAGTCGCTTCCAGCTACAAGGACACACCAGTCAAGGCTCACACGGCGATGGCCGGGGAAGTCGGGCTCGGCGGTGAAGTAAGAAGAGTGTCACAGATCGAGCAGAGGGTCAAGGAGGCCGCAAAGCTTGGATTCGAGAGAATAATCGTTCCCTCCGGCAATGTTTCCGACGTCAGTTCGATCAAGGAAATCGAAATCGTGGGTGTGGACGACGTGAGAGGTGCAATCAACCGGACTTTGGAGAAATCGAAAGTTGAAAAGAAATCCTGA
- the ispD gene encoding 2-C-methyl-D-erythritol 4-phosphate cytidylyltransferase: MKRNPEVAASLRRRELKDRSGVAAIVVAAGAGRRMGTKREKVFVTLGGKPLLFYSLKALEVSPEIERVVIVVRKESLEECREFVRRFRFKKVQAIVAGGKRRQDSVENGLRFVGESRFVLVHDGARPFLSRRLVSRTVAACKRAGAAIAALPVTDTLNRVSGGAIERTLPRENLWLVQTPQVFGKKIIEDAFRRWPRRVTATDDASMVKKSGKRVTVVEGDSFNIKVTFPGDLALAESLLRLNRRPWD; this comes from the coding sequence TTGAAAAGAAATCCTGAAGTTGCCGCATCTTTGAGACGTCGAGAGCTGAAAGACCGTTCCGGAGTGGCTGCGATTGTGGTGGCCGCCGGCGCCGGGCGAAGGATGGGTACAAAGCGCGAGAAGGTCTTTGTAACGCTCGGCGGGAAGCCTCTCCTCTTCTACAGTCTCAAGGCGCTCGAAGTCTCGCCGGAGATAGAGCGGGTAGTGATAGTCGTGAGGAAGGAGTCTCTTGAGGAATGTCGCGAATTCGTCAGGCGTTTCCGCTTCAAGAAAGTGCAAGCCATCGTGGCTGGAGGCAAGAGAAGGCAGGACTCGGTGGAGAATGGTCTGAGATTCGTCGGAGAGTCCAGATTTGTCCTCGTCCACGACGGAGCGAGACCATTCCTCAGCAGGCGGCTCGTGTCGAGAACTGTCGCGGCGTGCAAGAGGGCAGGCGCCGCGATTGCTGCGCTCCCCGTAACGGACACCCTGAACAGGGTGAGCGGAGGCGCGATAGAGAGAACACTCCCCAGAGAAAACCTGTGGTTGGTCCAGACACCTCAGGTTTTCGGAAAGAAGATCATCGAAGATGCCTTTCGGCGCTGGCCTCGACGCGTGACCGCCACGGACGACGCTTCCATGGTGAAGAAGAGTGGGAAGCGGGTCACCGTCGTGGAGGGGGATTCGTTCAACATCAAGGTCACGTTCCCCGGCGATCTTGCGCTTGCCGAATCGTTGCTTCGACTGAACAGGAGGCCGTGGGACTAG
- the ispF gene encoding 2-C-methyl-D-erythritol 2,4-cyclodiphosphate synthase, with protein MEVGHKIGLGYDAHPFADARALVLGGVTIPYSKGLSGHSDADVLCHAIADAILGAMAAGDIGQLFPDTDAKYKGISSLALLSSVAELLKSKGGRIVNLDATIILEEPCVSPHFGEMKENIGRALGIDAHTVSIKATRNEGMGFVGRGEGAAALAVALVTWKVRPQS; from the coding sequence ATGGAAGTTGGTCACAAAATTGGCCTAGGCTACGATGCTCATCCCTTTGCAGATGCGCGCGCCCTGGTTTTGGGCGGTGTCACGATACCGTATTCGAAGGGGCTATCGGGTCACTCGGACGCCGACGTTCTCTGCCACGCAATCGCGGATGCCATTCTCGGAGCAATGGCCGCGGGGGACATAGGCCAGCTATTTCCGGACACCGACGCGAAATACAAGGGCATATCCAGCCTCGCACTTCTCTCCAGTGTCGCAGAGTTGTTGAAGTCCAAGGGCGGGCGGATAGTCAATCTGGACGCGACGATAATTCTGGAAGAACCTTGCGTTTCCCCCCATTTCGGCGAGATGAAAGAGAACATCGGCAGAGCCCTGGGCATTGACGCTCATACGGTTTCAATCAAGGCCACGCGAAACGAAGGCATGGGTTTCGTCGGCCGAGGAGAAGGTGCCGCCGCACTCGCCGTGGCGCTGGTGACGTGGAAAGTGAGGCCCCAATCTTGA
- the gltX gene encoding glutamate--tRNA ligase, which translates to MSETRVRFAPSPTGSLHVGGARTALYNWFFARGRRGSFVLRMEDTDVTRSSPESEAGVIEDLKWLGVEWEEGPDCGGNYGPYRQSERKDLYKDFAQRLVDSGRAYRCYCTPEELEQRKQSRLSEGRSAHYDGHCLDLSGEKLSQFENEGRRSSIRFKAPDREFVLDDVVRGEVRFPKEMVGDFIILRSDGMPTYNFSCVVDDHLMKITHVIRGEEHLSNTLRQLMLYETLRIEPPTFAHLSILLNRARAKLSKREGAASISEFRKMGYVPEAIVNYLALLGWSPGHDKEIMNREEMIRDFSLERAAKSAAVFDVEKLDWMNCHYIRTLDLDYVFGLSAPFFAQSSLKDAGRETLKKILAATRRGLVKLSDLQYHVSVFEGEIPRYEPDVLGLLKETSSVDVISSAFKLLEASNVSSQGEAKAWLAAVGRETGKKGKELFVPVRAALTGKIHGPELPEVIEILGREVCLRRLKHAIGGQL; encoded by the coding sequence TTGAGCGAGACTCGCGTTCGCTTTGCACCCAGCCCCACTGGAAGCCTTCACGTCGGAGGCGCGAGGACCGCTCTCTACAACTGGTTCTTCGCAAGGGGTAGGCGCGGGAGCTTCGTTCTCAGGATGGAAGACACGGACGTTACCAGGTCTTCGCCGGAGTCGGAGGCCGGCGTCATCGAGGACCTGAAGTGGCTCGGCGTCGAATGGGAAGAAGGACCCGATTGCGGAGGGAACTACGGCCCTTACAGACAGTCGGAGCGGAAGGATCTGTACAAGGATTTCGCGCAAAGACTCGTTGATTCAGGAAGAGCGTATCGCTGCTACTGCACTCCGGAGGAACTGGAACAGAGGAAGCAGAGCCGCCTTTCCGAGGGCCGGTCTGCACACTACGACGGCCACTGCCTCGATCTTTCCGGCGAGAAGCTCTCTCAATTCGAGAACGAAGGCAGACGTTCGAGCATCAGGTTCAAGGCGCCCGACAGGGAGTTTGTCCTCGATGACGTCGTGAGGGGAGAAGTGCGATTCCCCAAGGAAATGGTCGGGGACTTCATCATTCTTCGCTCTGACGGAATGCCGACCTACAATTTCTCGTGCGTCGTCGATGACCATCTCATGAAGATAACTCACGTCATAAGAGGCGAGGAGCACCTCTCCAACACGTTGAGGCAGCTCATGCTTTACGAGACCCTCCGGATCGAGCCTCCGACGTTCGCGCATCTTTCGATTCTTCTCAATCGCGCCAGGGCCAAGCTCAGCAAGAGAGAAGGCGCCGCGTCGATTTCGGAGTTCAGAAAGATGGGCTACGTTCCGGAAGCCATCGTCAACTACCTGGCCCTTCTCGGCTGGTCGCCCGGCCACGACAAAGAGATTATGAACAGAGAAGAGATGATCAGGGATTTCTCTCTCGAGAGGGCCGCGAAGTCGGCCGCCGTCTTTGACGTCGAAAAACTGGACTGGATGAACTGTCACTACATCAGGACACTCGATTTGGACTACGTCTTTGGTCTGAGCGCTCCTTTTTTCGCGCAGAGTTCACTCAAGGACGCCGGCAGAGAGACGCTCAAGAAGATTCTGGCTGCCACGAGAAGAGGTCTGGTAAAACTCTCGGACTTGCAGTACCATGTTTCCGTATTCGAGGGCGAGATTCCACGATATGAACCCGATGTGCTCGGTCTGTTGAAAGAAACTTCGTCCGTGGACGTAATTTCAAGTGCGTTCAAACTCCTCGAGGCGTCGAATGTTTCGTCTCAGGGCGAAGCAAAAGCCTGGCTTGCGGCCGTGGGCCGCGAGACCGGGAAAAAAGGCAAAGAGCTTTTTGTGCCTGTGCGAGCGGCCCTTACCGGGAAGATTCACGGACCCGAGCTGCCCGAGGTCATAGAAATTCTGGGCAGAGAAGTTTGCCTCAGAAGATTGAAGCACGCGATTGGAGGACAACTATGA
- a CDS encoding D-alanine--D-alanine ligase, giving the protein MRIAVLMGGVSSEREVSLASGKEVARALREVGHEVAEIDVKDELDTSHLSSSSGNNKALIDFVSNPDVVSSEVVFIALHGGAGEDGTVQALLDIMCKPYTGSGMLASALSMDKVLSKRIFEQAGIPTPDWRNVEDANSNSIEAAVSSLGGLPVVTKPRNQGSTIGISIVKEEAQVVPAVESALKYSSDILVEKYIVGRELTVGILGDGALPVIEVAPEKGFYNYECKYTRGKSKYIVPAKIAASKSQEAQELALKAYRVLGCEDFARVDFRLSHEGQLQCLEVNTIPGMTGTSLVPMAARASGRAFPQLVDKICRLALSRRGIAIPAGAIQEEPHG; this is encoded by the coding sequence ATGAGGATTGCGGTCCTGATGGGCGGCGTTTCGAGCGAGCGAGAGGTCTCTCTGGCTTCAGGCAAAGAAGTCGCGAGAGCCCTGCGGGAAGTGGGGCACGAGGTAGCGGAAATAGACGTTAAGGACGAGCTCGACACTTCTCATCTGAGCTCCTCTTCGGGCAACAACAAAGCGCTGATTGATTTTGTTTCGAATCCCGACGTTGTCTCGAGCGAAGTCGTTTTCATCGCTCTGCACGGAGGGGCGGGAGAGGACGGTACCGTGCAAGCTCTCCTCGACATCATGTGCAAACCCTACACAGGCTCGGGCATGCTGGCCTCCGCTCTCTCGATGGACAAGGTTCTCTCCAAGAGGATCTTTGAGCAGGCCGGTATTCCCACTCCGGATTGGAGGAACGTGGAAGACGCAAACTCGAACAGCATCGAGGCCGCCGTATCGAGTCTGGGCGGTCTGCCGGTCGTTACGAAACCTAGAAATCAGGGCTCCACAATCGGGATCAGCATAGTGAAGGAAGAGGCTCAAGTGGTTCCCGCGGTGGAGAGCGCACTCAAGTACTCGAGCGACATCCTCGTCGAAAAGTACATCGTTGGCAGGGAGCTGACGGTGGGAATACTGGGAGACGGCGCTCTGCCTGTGATAGAAGTGGCGCCCGAGAAAGGATTCTACAACTACGAATGCAAGTACACGAGAGGCAAGAGCAAGTACATCGTCCCGGCGAAGATCGCCGCGAGTAAATCCCAGGAGGCCCAAGAGCTTGCGCTCAAGGCTTATCGGGTTCTCGGTTGCGAGGATTTCGCGAGAGTTGACTTCCGCCTCTCACACGAAGGACAGTTGCAGTGCCTTGAAGTGAATACCATTCCCGGGATGACCGGGACAAGCCTTGTGCCGATGGCTGCCAGGGCAAGTGGACGAGCATTTCCACAACTGGTGGACAAAATCTGCAGGCTTGCACTTTCCCGTCGAGGAATAGCGATTCCGGCAGGAGCAATCCAGGAGGAGCCACATGGATGA
- a CDS encoding M42 family metallopeptidase — MDDVELMLKELTEAVGVSGHEEEVSRAMQKYLVGLGQVSHDRLGSLICKKTGKENGPSIMLAAHMDEVGFMVKQVTKEGFIKFLPLGGWWGHVALAQRVMVCTSKGQFIGIVGSKPPHELQDEEKKKVMDFKEMFIDVGAATYFDVKKKLGVKPGDPIVPYSPFTVMGNNRLYMSKAWDDRVGCAVIIDVLRRLKNVRHPNVVYGVGTVQEEVGLRGAQTSVSAVKPDVGLALDVSIAHDVPGGADGREEKIGAGAAILVYDGSMIPNTKLRDLVVRVAEANRIAHHFAYVERGGTDGGKIHLHNAGVPTLSIGIPTRYIHSHTGVLDRKDFEAVVFLVTEVVKSLDAKTVAGLTR, encoded by the coding sequence ATGGATGACGTAGAACTGATGCTGAAAGAGCTAACTGAAGCGGTTGGCGTTTCGGGGCACGAAGAGGAAGTGTCGCGTGCAATGCAAAAATACCTGGTCGGGCTGGGACAAGTCTCCCACGACAGGCTTGGCAGCCTCATATGCAAGAAGACGGGCAAGGAAAATGGACCCTCCATAATGCTGGCCGCGCACATGGACGAAGTGGGCTTCATGGTGAAGCAGGTCACAAAAGAGGGATTCATCAAGTTCCTTCCTCTCGGAGGATGGTGGGGACACGTGGCCCTGGCCCAGCGCGTTATGGTGTGCACGTCGAAGGGGCAGTTCATCGGCATAGTCGGCTCAAAGCCTCCTCACGAGCTTCAGGACGAAGAGAAGAAAAAAGTGATGGACTTCAAGGAGATGTTCATCGACGTAGGAGCCGCAACCTACTTTGACGTTAAGAAGAAGCTGGGCGTGAAGCCTGGAGACCCGATAGTTCCTTACAGCCCCTTCACCGTCATGGGTAACAATCGACTCTACATGTCGAAGGCGTGGGACGACAGGGTCGGCTGCGCCGTCATCATTGATGTCCTGCGGAGGCTCAAGAACGTTCGCCATCCCAACGTTGTGTACGGCGTAGGTACCGTTCAGGAGGAGGTCGGACTGAGGGGCGCACAGACCAGCGTGTCGGCCGTGAAGCCCGACGTGGGTCTTGCACTGGACGTCAGCATTGCTCATGACGTGCCTGGAGGCGCCGATGGAAGAGAAGAGAAGATCGGAGCAGGCGCGGCCATACTCGTTTACGACGGTTCGATGATTCCCAACACAAAACTGCGCGATCTCGTCGTCAGGGTGGCCGAAGCCAACCGCATCGCGCATCACTTCGCTTACGTCGAGAGGGGTGGGACCGACGGCGGAAAGATACATCTGCACAACGCCGGAGTTCCTACTCTGTCCATAGGAATACCGACGAGGTACATACACAGTCACACCGGAGTACTTGACAGGAAAGATTTCGAAGCCGTTGTGTTCCTCGTCACGGAGGTCGTGAAGAGCCTCGACGCCAAGACAGTCGCAGGGCTCACGCGATAG
- the cysE gene encoding serine O-acetyltransferase, translating to MSFLLDDLRAAMDRDPAATNAVEVLFTYSGFHAVCWYRIAHRLYHWRVPLLPKLISHTARFWTGIEIHPAAEIGSGFFIDHGTGVVIGETSIIGNDVTLFQGVTLGGTGKERGKRHPTLGDRVVVGAGAKILGDITIGDDVYVGANAVVLRDVPGNSTVVGIPGRMAKREGRRVPSVTLDHVHLPDPITRDLESLHREIRRIEDYLKKWEGGPQVSFLSEEHKPGAERTGENEDSEGAEHNEGEEH from the coding sequence ATGAGTTTCCTTCTCGATGATCTTCGCGCTGCCATGGATAGAGACCCTGCTGCGACCAACGCGGTCGAGGTTCTTTTCACTTATTCCGGCTTTCACGCCGTTTGTTGGTACAGAATCGCACACAGGCTCTATCACTGGCGCGTGCCCTTGCTTCCAAAGCTGATATCTCACACCGCGCGTTTCTGGACTGGGATAGAGATTCATCCCGCGGCGGAGATTGGAAGCGGCTTCTTTATTGATCATGGCACCGGGGTCGTCATCGGAGAGACTTCGATAATCGGAAATGACGTGACACTCTTCCAGGGTGTCACGCTGGGAGGCACAGGGAAGGAGCGGGGTAAGAGGCATCCTACGCTGGGCGACAGGGTCGTGGTGGGCGCCGGAGCAAAGATACTGGGAGACATCACAATCGGAGACGACGTGTACGTCGGGGCCAACGCCGTCGTTCTGCGAGACGTCCCCGGGAATTCCACGGTCGTCGGCATTCCCGGGAGAATGGCGAAGAGAGAAGGGAGAAGAGTGCCTTCTGTTACGCTCGATCACGTCCATTTGCCGGATCCGATTACCAGAGACCTCGAGAGTCTTCACAGGGAAATCAGGAGAATCGAGGACTATCTCAAAAAATGGGAAGGCGGCCCGCAGGTCTCCTTTCTGTCGGAAGAGCACAAACCGGGAGCAGAACGCACGGGAGAGAACGAAGACAGTGAAGGGGCAGAACACAACGAGGGGGAAGAGCACTAG